ACTGTAGCTCTAAAGTAAAACTTCCTCTAAAAAATCGTACAGAAATTACACTAAGAAGGAAAGGGGGGGGAAAAGGGGCTATTGCTCTAGTACTTTTGGTGTTACTAATGTCGCAAGACGTTtggtgtgtgtgtgtgtggtGTGTCTGGGctattcctttttttttttttcttagtaAGTTATATGTACAGgaaaataacaatttctGCCAAAAGGGAGATTATGGCGGCGGCCTTCTTTCGACCGCCACCGCTATCACCACCACGCACCACGTACGACTATCGTATACATATCACAAAACcgttttatttgatttgtctATTTTTAAACTCGTCAAACCGTTCAAATCCTTTAAATGTGGATTTTCCTGTTTTCTATTTCATTTGATCCTATCGTTGTTATTCTGTACATTTTTTTCGTGGAGTGTTTGATATGCATATGTAGTCATAATCTTCCACCTATCActaaattgatcaattttggAGCAAATAAAGATTTCTTTCAAAGAATTTCTACTTTAACACAGTGTTGTttgttgctttttttttttagataCATTTTAATTTCCTGTATTGTCTTCCAGTAATTTCTTCCCAGAATTCATAAGAACAAGATAAAAGCAAACAATAATCATTGTACCGGTGATGCTGCAGCAGTATCcttcaaaaaattcaaaagtAACCCCCAATTCCAAACACAACTGGAATTTCAAAGATCTACTAACAATGCCAACAATAAATTCGGCAAAGTCAAAGAAAACTGTCATTACGCCTAATGCCACGGAACATGATCCAACAGGAGTTCAAACCAATGAATCCAAGTCTACATCGGGAACGTCTGACAACACACAATCACAGAATGTAAGCAAGTGCTATTGTTGTGGAACTATATTGACTTTCCCAAATAAAGCCAAAAAATTCAGATGTTCTGTATGTCATACTACCATGTTATTGGGGACTCTGCCAAGTACCGACAGCCCAGATATTCCACTAGTGTCATACAAACACGTGAAGTCATTGGCAGATGaatgtttcaaaaatgCCAATGACAACAAAGGGAAATTAAAGTCCTTGCATGAAATCTTTGAACCTTTGTCAAACTATCTATATCAAGCATTCAGGAGTTTTGAGATATTGAACAATTCGTTCAAGTTACGACCACACAGCAAACGCCCGCATCATTCAACTTCAAACATTTACTATTCTGGCGTTCGAGATGTGATCAACTTACTTACAAAACTCCCAACTAAAAAGCCATTGCACTCAGCTTTGAAGGGAGCAAgtgaacaattgaaaagaattgatgTGTATCTTGAAGATTCTGGTCCTCTTGCCTATAGCTGGGTcttaattttgtttgaaattcCTATTTTGTCAAGGTCATTAGTTTTGAATAatccaaaattgaaattaatgagTGATGTACCGGAGATCAAAATGTTGAGTTACGATATATTAAAAAGGTGTTTGGGTATCTTGTCTTGTATTGATAATGCTAAAACGCTTGGGTACTTTACGAGTTGGCTTTCCAAGTTGGACAGTGCCGATTTTATACGCAGAGTCgatttgataaatcttTACATTACgtttcaattgaagaaatacTTTTACTTGGCCAATAATCctcaaataaaattaaatctcAGTCCTTCAGAAGATGGTTATGTTGATAATAGTGAGGCCGAGTATTTCCAAAGCTTGCATTTGAAGAGCCATATAGAATCAAACACAGATATATCGTCACCCTGTCTGTTGAATCTACCTGCAAGTCAATTCTCTAGCAACCCTTTCCCAGTGAAACCGAATGGGaaaaaacaaccaaaagAAACCAAGGTTAAAGTACATCAGTATGGTAATGATTGGCATATCAAATCGGCATTGACTGTACTTTCAATTGCGTATAAGGCTAATAAGCTTAGAAGTGATCCTGTTCCCGTATCAGTCTTTTATAACTCATTAGTTGATTATGTGAATATTCGGTTGGATTTTGATTCTTGGCAAAGCAACAGAAGAGCTAGATTCAAAGGCAACAAATCCCTGCAGCCTGAGCTATGGGCCGTCATAGAGTATATCCATGGCACTAGTGTGAACAAAAACTTGTATGATGATGCgttgttttatatttgtcAATATCCCTTTTTGATATCCTTGGGGGCCAAGATTTCTGTATTGGAGTACGAAGCCCGGCGGC
The sequence above is a segment of the Candida albicans SC5314 chromosome 3, complete sequence genome. Coding sequences within it:
- a CDS encoding putative E3 ubiquitin-protein ligase (Ortholog of S. cerevisiae Hul4; similar to hect domain E3 ubiquitin-protein ligases; Hap43-repressed gene), with the translated sequence MSQQYPSKNSKVTPNSKHNWNFKDLLTMPTINSAKSKKTVITPNATEHDPTGVQTNESKSTSGTSDNTQSQNVSKCYCCGTILTFPNKAKKFRCSVCHTTMLLGTSPSTDSPDIPLVSYKHVKSLADECFKNANDNKGKLKSLHEIFEPLSNYLYQAFRSFEILNNSFKLRPHSKRPHHSTSNIYYSGVRDVINLLTKLPTKKPLHSALKGASEQLKRIDVYLEDSGPLAYSWVLILFEIPILSRSLVLNNPKLKLMSDVPEIKMLSYDILKRCLGILSCIDNAKTLGYFTSWLSKLDSADFIRRVDLINLYITFQLKKYFYLANNPQIKLNLSPSEDGYVDNSEAEYFQSLHLKSHIESNTDISSPCSLNLPASQFSSNPFPVKPNGKKQPKETKVKVHQYGNDWHIKSALTVLSIAYKANKLRSDPVPVSVFYNSLVDYVNIRLDFDSWQSNRRARFKGNKSSQPELWAVIEYIHGTSVNKNLYDDALFYICQYPFLISLGAKISVLEYEARRQMERKAEEAFINSLDKRVIIDVYFRIRVRRDHIVQDSLQYIKTNSDNLKKSLRVQFANEPGVDAGGLKKEWFLLLTKEIFHPQSGMFHNVDDSNFLWFNIIPVENPDMYYLFGAILGLAIYNSTILDLQFPIALYKILLKRGLDRDDYRKLYPVSYKNLINLKSMSNKEILDLDLTFEVSYSDMFGKNHTTELVTNGANIQVTKSNLEEYIDKYTGFFMKDGIAKQVDAFITGFNNVIGGNALSLFSPEEIQLLLCGNDDHRIDVDVLKSVTKYIGWRSSEDAVDSKIITWFWDHMNKMSNKERKKLLIFITGSDRVPATGIQNLPFKISLLNNGHDSHRLPIAHTCFNELALYNYSTKEKFIEKLNKAVNESAGFGIK